The genomic segment GGAGAGAGGGTTCCTCTCCGTGGGACTGTGTCAGTCGGGTGAAGCAAGTCTGGCCCTCGCACTACAGCCATTCTGCAGCAGCTGGACCCTGGATGAGTTCATGATACCTGCGGAACCAGCAGAAGGGCTTCTGCTTCGAGCCTGCAGCGAGAGGGGCGGAGCTGAGCAGCCGCAGGTCTGAAGAAAGGGCGGAGAGCTGCAAAGGCGGCGGGGCTGGAGGTGGAGCCCCGGAGGCTGCAAGGACCCCGGAGCCCTAGGGCGGGGCTGCGGACAGCTTGGGGTGGCGTGGCGCGCGCACTGAGCTGGCTCTGCAGCAGGTGAGCGGTGAGCCAGGCCAATGGCGGTGACTGCGGCCCTCTCTGCTGCCGCTGCGGCGGCGGCCCTGTCTGGCCTGGCAGTGCGACTGTCGCGTTGGGCGGCGACGCGCAGCTCCTACAGTGCGTTCTGCAAGGGGCTCACGCGCACGCTGCTCACCTTCTTCGACCTGGCCTGGCGCCTGCGCGTGAACTTCNNNNNNNNNNNNNNNNNNNNNNNNNNNNNNNNNNNNNNNNNNNNNNNNNNNNNNNNNNNNNNNNNNNNNNNNNNNNNNNNNNNNNNNNNNNNNNNNNNNNNNNNNNNNNNNNNNNNNNNNNNNNNNNNNNNNNNNNNNNNNNNNNNNNNNNNNNNNNNNNNNNNNNNNNNNNNNNNNNNNNNNNNNNNNNNNNNNNNNNNNNNNNNNNNNNNNNNNNNNNNNNNNNNNNNNNNNNNNNNNNNNNNNNNNNNNNNNNNNNNNNNNNNNNNNNNNNNNNNNNNNNNNNNNNNNNNNNNNNNNNNNNNNNNNNNNNNNNNNNNNNNNNNNNNNNNNNNNNNNNNNNNNNNNNNNNNNNNNNNNNNNNNNNNNNNNNNNNNNNNNNNNNNNNNNNNNNNNNNNNNNNNNNNNNNNNNNNNNNNNNNNNNNNNNNNNNNNNNNNNNNNNNNNNNNNNNNNNNNNNNNNNNNNNNNNNNNNNNNNNNNNNNNNNNNNNNNNNNNNNNNNNNNNNNNNNNNNNNNNNNNNNNNNNNNNNNNNNNNNNNNNNNNNNNNNNNNNNNNNNNNNNNNNNNNNNNNNNNNNNNNNNNNNNNNNNNNNNNNNNNNNNNNNNNNNNNNNNNNNNNNNNNNNNNNNNNNNNNNNNNNNNNNNNNNNNNNNNNNNNNNNNNNNNNNNNNNNNNNNNNNNNNNNNNNNNNNNNNNNNNNNNNNNNNNNNNNNNNNNNNNNNNNNNNNNNNNNNNNNNNNNNNNNNNNNNNNNNNNNNNNNNNNNNNNNNNNNNNNNNNNNNNNNNNNNNNNNNNNNNNNNNNNNNNNNNNNNNNNNNNNNNNNNNNNNNNNNNNNNNNNNNNNNNNNNNNNNNNNNNNNNNNNNNNNNNNNNNNNNNNNNNNNNNNNNNNNNNNNNNNNNNNNNNNNNNNNNNNNNNNNNNNNNNNNNNNNNNNNNNNNNNNNNNNNNNNNNNNNNNNNNNNNNNNNNNNNNNNNNNNNNNNNNNNNNNNNNNNNNNNNNNNNNNNNNNNNNNNNNNNNNNNNNNNNNNNNNNNNNNNNNNNNNNNNNNNNNNNNNNNNNNNNNNNNNNNNNNNNNNNNNNNNNNNNNNNNNNNNNNNNNNNNNNNNNNNNNNNNNNNNNNNNNNNNNNNNNNNNNNNNNNNNNNNNNNNNNNNNNNNNNNNNNNNNNNNNNNNNNNNNNNNNNNNNNNNNNNNNNNNNNNNNNNNNNNNNNNNNNNNNNNNNNNNNNNNNNNNNNNNNNNNNNNNNNNNNNNNNNNNNNNNNNNNNNNNNNNNNNNNNNNNNNNNNNNNNNNNNNNNNNNNNNNNNNNNNNNNNNNNNNNNNNNNNNNNNNNNNNNNNNNNNNNNNNNNNNNNNNNNNNNNNNNNNNNNNNNNNNNNNNNNNNNNNNNNNNNNNNNNNNNNNNNNNNNNNNNNNNNNNNNNNNNNNNNNNNNNNNNNNNNNNNNNNNNNNNNNNNNNNNNNNNNNNNNNNNNNNNNNNNNNNNNNNNNNNNNNNNNNNNNNNNNNNNNNNNNNNNNNNNNNNNNNNNNNNNNNNNNNNNNNNNNNNNNNNNNNNNNNNNNNNNNNNNNNNNNNNNNNNNNNNNNNNNNNNNNNNNNNNNNNNNNNNNNNNNNNNNNNNNNNNNNNNNNNNNNNNNNNNNNNNNNNNNNNNNNNNNNNNNNNNNNNNNNNNNNNNNNNNNNNNNNNNNNNNNNNNNNNNNNNNNNNNNNNNNNNNNNNNNNNNNNNNNNNNNNNNNNNNNNNNNNNNNNNNNNNNNNNNNNNNNNNNNNNNNNNNNNNNNNNNNNNNNNNNNNNNNNNNNNNNNNNNNNNNNNNNNNNNNNNNNNNNNNNNNNNNNNNNNNNNNNNNNNNNNNNNNNNNNNNNNNNNNNNNNNNNNNNNNNNNNNNNNNNNNNNNNNNNNNNNNNNNNNNNNNNNNNNNNNNNNNNNNNNNNNNNNNNNNNNNNNNNNNNNNNNNNNNNNNNNNNNNNNNNNNNNNNNNNNNNNNNNNNNNNNNNNNNNNNNNNNNNNNNNNNNNNNNNNNNNNNNNNNNNNNNNNNNNNNNNNNNNNNNNNNNNNNNNNNNNNNNNNNNNNNNNNNNNNNNNNNNNNGAAGGGGAGTGCACAGGAGGCCAACTCTGAAGTCTCTTTCTTTGTCAGGCATTGGTCTTCTGCGTGACGGCTCAGCCCTTCACTGAACATTTCAACTCGGATCCTAGAGGGGCCACTGTTTCTGTAGCAGCCCAGGGAGCAGCTGAGGGAAGAGCCTGCCTACAAGAAGAAGGGCCTTTCTGGTGAGCCCAGAGGGGTGAGGTGGCTCAGGTCTCCTGGTCCCTCCACAGAAGAGTGTGGACCCTTGGACACTGATATCTCCTGGCCATACTGAGGGAGATATGTTCTCCCACCTCATGACTCGATGGGGCTCAAGGAAGGGCCTAGGATTTGCCCTTGTTACACAGAGAACAGAGCTCAGCCTGCCCTGGACCTGCATTCCTCCACCCTTTCTGGAGTTTCTTCATGACCTGGCTGGACATGGGGTTGGGAGGGAGTGGAGAGCTACCAAGGGATTTAGGGAGAAAGAGAGGCCATGAGATAGGGGAGCTGGGTCATCTGCATTTCCTTGGAGTAATCTGAAATACAAGTGAATAGTTGAGTTCataaagagagaggaagactTAAGAGTATCCTAAAATGTCTAGCCCCCCAACAGAACCAAGCCCCCTACTTCTCTGGTGCTTGACCAAGGTCTCCTNNNNNNNNNNNNNNNNNNNNNNNNNNNNNNNNNNNNNNNNNNNNNNNNNNNNNNNNNNNNNNNNNNNNNNNNNNNNNNNNNNNNNNNNNNN from the Mastomys coucha isolate ucsf_1 chromosome X, UCSF_Mcou_1, whole genome shotgun sequence genome contains:
- the LOC116091497 gene encoding small integral membrane protein 10-like protein 2A — encoded protein: MAVTAALSAAAAAAALSGLAVRLSRWAATRSSYSAFCKGLTRTLLTFFDLAWRLRVNF